One segment of Desulfosudis oleivorans Hxd3 DNA contains the following:
- the dapA gene encoding 4-hydroxy-tetrahydrodipicolinate synthase produces MRPGCYTALITPFDDHGVDEEGLSRLVAFQMENGIAGIVAVGTTGESPTLTWNEHNRVTESIARQVKGRGICIAGTGSNNTAETLSATEHSVRAGADAVLLVDPYYNGPSSLEIRREYIEPVARAFPDTRIIPYVVPGRTGAQVLPEDLALAFQRFANVDTVKEATGNLENMRRTRQCCGDAFNILSGDDNLVFQMMTDPEIRACGVISVYSNIFPGAMSQMVAALDRGDKEEGRKISLALSPLLERVTVVSTEETPLGPVTCRARNPLPVKTLMALLGMPSGFCRQPLGRMTPAGIDSLVAAARKVFAGAPELFTPVAESFGVDVEARLFDGGVMKSLVYPDY; encoded by the coding sequence ATGAGACCGGGATGTTATACGGCGCTGATCACACCGTTTGATGATCACGGGGTGGATGAGGAGGGTCTTTCCCGCCTGGTGGCGTTTCAGATGGAAAACGGTATTGCCGGCATCGTGGCCGTGGGCACCACCGGCGAAAGCCCCACCCTGACCTGGAACGAGCACAACCGGGTGACCGAGTCAATCGCCCGGCAGGTCAAGGGCCGGGGCATCTGCATCGCCGGCACCGGCAGCAACAACACTGCGGAAACCCTTTCAGCCACGGAGCACAGCGTGCGGGCCGGGGCCGATGCCGTGCTGCTGGTGGATCCTTACTATAATGGCCCCAGTTCCCTTGAGATACGCAGGGAATATATTGAACCCGTGGCCCGGGCCTTTCCCGACACCCGCATCATTCCCTACGTGGTGCCCGGCCGGACCGGCGCCCAGGTGCTGCCGGAAGACCTGGCCCTGGCGTTTCAGCGTTTTGCCAATGTGGACACGGTCAAGGAGGCCACCGGCAACCTGGAGAACATGCGGCGAACCCGCCAGTGCTGCGGTGACGCCTTCAACATCCTGTCCGGTGACGACAACCTGGTGTTTCAGATGATGACCGACCCGGAGATTCGGGCCTGCGGCGTGATTTCGGTCTATTCCAATATCTTTCCCGGCGCCATGTCCCAAATGGTGGCGGCCCTGGACCGGGGCGACAAGGAGGAGGGCCGTAAAATTTCTCTGGCCCTTTCGCCCCTGTTGGAACGGGTCACGGTGGTTTCCACGGAAGAAACCCCCCTGGGCCCTGTTACCTGCCGTGCCCGCAATCCCCTGCCGGTCAAGACCCTGATGGCCCTGCTGGGCATGCCGTCAGGCTTCTGCCGTCAGCCCCTGGGCAGAATGACCCCCGCGGGCATTGACTCCCTGGTTGCAGCGGCCCGAAAGGTGTTTGCCGGTGCCCCGGAACTGTTTACGCCGGTGGCCGAATCCTTCGGTGTTGACGTGGAGGCCCGGCTGTTTGACGGCGGGGTCATGAAAAGCCTGGTTTACCCGGACTATTAA
- a CDS encoding tetratricopeptide repeat protein, which translates to MTQSINADAYLEQHKNAVQANPTCGMTRYNYAVALLAQKRFDEAEHELKEAVDCSPTFSEAYVLLGGIRMHHNDLEGCLLYNQKAVNAREGFSEGYGNIGFVHLQQGNIEAAIEALEKAVALNPNFIQAYANLGNAYLIHGQVDKSIEASKKALEIESAFAVAHNNLAIAYLEKGEIELAATHCEKAEKLGYAVAPEIKKEIDTAG; encoded by the coding sequence ATGACACAATCCATTAATGCCGACGCCTATTTGGAGCAACACAAAAACGCCGTGCAGGCCAACCCCACCTGCGGCATGACCCGCTATAACTACGCGGTGGCCCTGCTGGCCCAGAAACGGTTTGACGAGGCCGAACACGAGCTCAAGGAGGCGGTCGATTGCAGCCCCACCTTTTCCGAGGCCTATGTACTGCTGGGTGGCATTCGCATGCACCACAACGATTTGGAAGGCTGCCTGCTTTACAATCAGAAAGCGGTCAACGCCAGAGAGGGGTTTTCCGAGGGCTACGGCAATATCGGGTTTGTTCATCTTCAGCAGGGCAACATTGAGGCGGCCATCGAGGCCCTTGAAAAAGCGGTGGCCCTCAACCCCAACTTCATTCAGGCTTATGCCAACCTGGGCAATGCCTACCTGATACACGGGCAGGTCGACAAAAGCATCGAGGCCAGCAAGAAGGCCCTAGAAATTGAGTCGGCTTTTGCCGTGGCCCATAACAACCTGGCCATCGCCTACCTGGAAAAGGGTGAAATTGAACTGGCCGCGACCCATTGCGAAAAGGCCGAAAAGCTGGGATACGCCGTGGCTCCGGAAATTAAAAAGGAAATTGACACCGCTGGATAG
- the dsrA gene encoding dissimilatory-type sulfite reductase subunit alpha, whose product MAKHQTPLLDQLESGPWPSFVSDLKQEAEARAKNEKNIEYQIPQDVVEDLLGVLELSFKDGVTHWKHGGIVGVFGYGGGVIGRYCDQPQQFPGVAHFHTMRVAQPAGKFYTTKYLNDLCDLWEFRGSGLTNMHGSTGDIIFLGTTTPQLEEIFFELTHTHNQDLGGSGSNLRTPSDCIGEARCEYACYDTQALCHYLTNEYQDELHRPAFPYKFKFKFDGCPNCCVASIARADLSFVGTWKDDIQVDQDAVKAYVDGTYPPNAGAHSGRDWGAFDIKAEVIDRCPTGCMKYENGKLEIDNRECTRCMHCINVMPRALKPGKEKGLSILAGAKAPILDGAQMGSLLVPFIKVEEPYDEIKEVIEAVWDWWMEEGKNRERLGELMKRQGFQRLLEMTNIKPVAQHVKEPRTNPYIFWKEDEVPGGFERDIKEYRKNHQR is encoded by the coding sequence ATGGCAAAACATCAGACTCCTTTGCTTGACCAGCTGGAGTCCGGACCGTGGCCCAGCTTTGTGTCCGACCTCAAGCAGGAAGCAGAGGCAAGAGCGAAGAACGAGAAGAACATCGAGTACCAGATCCCCCAGGACGTGGTGGAAGACCTTCTTGGTGTTCTGGAACTGTCCTTCAAGGACGGTGTCACCCACTGGAAGCACGGCGGCATCGTGGGCGTGTTCGGCTACGGCGGCGGCGTTATCGGCCGTTACTGCGACCAGCCCCAGCAGTTTCCCGGCGTGGCTCACTTTCACACCATGCGCGTGGCCCAGCCCGCGGGCAAGTTCTACACCACCAAGTACCTCAATGACCTGTGCGACCTGTGGGAGTTCCGGGGCAGCGGCCTGACCAACATGCACGGCTCCACCGGCGACATCATCTTCCTGGGCACCACCACGCCCCAGCTGGAAGAGATCTTCTTTGAACTGACCCACACGCACAACCAGGACCTGGGCGGCTCCGGCTCCAACCTGCGGACCCCCTCAGACTGTATCGGCGAGGCCCGGTGCGAGTATGCCTGCTACGACACTCAGGCTCTGTGTCACTACCTGACCAACGAGTACCAGGACGAGCTTCACCGTCCGGCATTCCCCTACAAGTTCAAGTTCAAGTTTGACGGATGTCCCAACTGCTGCGTGGCCTCCATCGCCCGGGCCGACCTCTCCTTTGTCGGCACATGGAAGGACGACATTCAGGTCGATCAGGATGCGGTCAAAGCCTATGTGGACGGCACATATCCGCCCAATGCCGGCGCCCATTCCGGTCGTGACTGGGGTGCCTTTGACATTAAGGCCGAAGTAATTGACCGCTGCCCCACGGGCTGCATGAAGTACGAAAACGGCAAGCTGGAAATCGACAACCGGGAATGCACCCGGTGCATGCACTGCATCAATGTCATGCCCAGGGCCTTGAAACCCGGCAAGGAAAAAGGTCTTTCCATCCTGGCCGGCGCCAAGGCGCCCATTCTTGACGGTGCCCAGATGGGCTCCCTGCTGGTTCCCTTTATCAAGGTCGAAGAGCCTTACGACGAGATCAAGGAAGTGATCGAGGCGGTATGGGACTGGTGGATGGAAGAGGGCAAGAACCGCGAGCGCCTGGGCGAGCTGATGAAGCGCCAGGGCTTCCAGAGACTGCTTGAGATGACCAACATCAAGCCCGTTGCCCAGCATGTAAAGGAACCCAGGACCAATCCGTACATCTTCTGGAAGGAAGACGAGGTTCCCGGCGGTTTCGAGCGTGATATCAAAGAATATCGTAAAAACCATCAGAGATAA